One segment of Acetoanaerobium noterae DNA contains the following:
- the lysS gene encoding lysine--tRNA ligase produces MNSETLSLNEMLQIRRDKLKKLQEAGKNPFKIEKYIKTHHSKQVKDNFEKLEGNEVSLAGRIMSMRGHGKASFIDIQDEQGRIQVYVRQDAIGDDSYTDFVTYDIGDIIGVEGTVFMTNKGEQSVKASKVALLTKSLQILPEKYHGLKDPDLRYRQRYVDLIVNPDVKEAFLIRSKAIKALKEYLDERDFLEVDTPILSTIAGGATARPFITHHNTLDIDMYMRIANELYLKRLIVGGFERVYELGKMFRNEGMSIKHNPEYTAIEVYQAYADYEDIMRLTEEAVACMAQKSLGTTKINYQGTEIDLTPPWRRLSMIDAIKEFKGIDFNEIQTDEEAIKVAKENHIEITPVMNRGFVIAAMFEEFCEEHLIQPTFITHHPVEVSPLSKRNPDDPRLTNRFEAFVNTWEIANAFSELNDPIDQRERFMDQLKQRELGDDEAYMLDEDFLNAIEVGLPPTGGLGIGIDRVIMLLTNSSSIRDVILFPTMKPIKEEKNDTKE; encoded by the coding sequence ATGAATTCTGAAACGCTAAGTTTGAACGAGATGCTTCAAATAAGAAGGGACAAACTGAAAAAGCTTCAAGAAGCTGGTAAAAACCCTTTTAAGATAGAGAAATACATAAAGACGCATCACAGCAAGCAAGTTAAGGACAACTTTGAAAAGTTAGAGGGAAACGAAGTTTCTCTTGCAGGAAGAATTATGAGTATGAGAGGGCATGGCAAGGCTTCTTTTATTGATATCCAAGATGAACAAGGAAGAATACAGGTTTATGTAAGACAAGATGCTATAGGTGATGACAGCTACACAGATTTTGTTACTTATGATATTGGAGACATTATTGGTGTAGAAGGTACAGTGTTCATGACCAATAAAGGGGAGCAATCAGTAAAAGCATCTAAGGTTGCATTACTTACTAAATCTCTTCAAATTTTACCTGAAAAATATCATGGATTAAAAGATCCTGATTTAAGATATAGGCAAAGATATGTGGATTTAATCGTAAATCCAGATGTAAAAGAGGCTTTCTTGATAAGAAGTAAAGCAATTAAGGCATTAAAAGAATATCTAGATGAAAGAGATTTCCTAGAAGTGGATACTCCTATATTATCTACTATAGCAGGAGGAGCAACTGCAAGACCTTTCATCACTCATCATAATACTCTAGATATTGATATGTATATGCGTATTGCAAATGAGCTATACTTAAAAAGACTTATTGTTGGTGGGTTTGAAAGAGTATATGAGCTAGGAAAAATGTTTAGAAATGAAGGTATGTCAATAAAGCACAACCCTGAGTATACAGCTATAGAGGTATATCAGGCTTATGCTGATTATGAAGATATAATGAGACTTACTGAAGAAGCTGTAGCTTGCATGGCACAAAAATCACTTGGAACTACAAAAATAAATTATCAAGGCACAGAAATCGATCTTACTCCTCCTTGGAGAAGACTTAGTATGATTGATGCAATAAAAGAATTTAAAGGTATAGACTTTAATGAAATTCAAACAGATGAAGAAGCCATTAAAGTTGCAAAGGAAAATCACATTGAAATTACTCCAGTTATGAATAGAGGATTTGTTATAGCTGCTATGTTTGAAGAGTTCTGTGAAGAGCATTTAATTCAGCCTACATTTATAACTCATCATCCAGTTGAGGTTTCTCCGCTATCTAAGAGAAATCCAGATGACCCAAGACTTACAAATAGATTCGAGGCATTTGTGAACACTTGGGAAATTGCAAATGCTTTCTCAGAGCTAAATGATCCTATTGACCAAAGAGAAAGATTTATGGATCAATTGAAGCAAAGAGAGCTAGGAGACGATGAAGCTTATATGCTTGATGAAGACTTCTTAAATGCAATAGAAGTAGGACTTCCACCAACAGGCGGTCTTGGAATAGGTATTGATAGAGTTATAATGTTACTTACTAACTCTTCATCTATCAGAGATGTAATACTTTTCCCTACAATGAAGCCTATAAAAGAAGAAAAGAATGACACTAAAGAATAA